One region of gamma proteobacterium HIMB55 genomic DNA includes:
- a CDS encoding biopolymer transport protein (PFAM: MotA/TolQ/ExbB proton channel family), whose translation MLDLLIAGGWVMPVIVCCSIVAVSICIERYFALDRQKIAPPHLLATVWRDLKQGELNAKKLNELRAGSPLGAILAAGISNRAQGRDVMKESISEAASHVVHDLEKYLNSLGTVAAVTPLLGLLGTVVGMIDVFTQITTVGTGNANALAGGISEALLTTAAGLIVAIPALVMHRYFTGLVESLVVSLEREAIKLVDALHSGAQQEY comes from the coding sequence ATGTTAGATCTACTCATCGCCGGTGGTTGGGTGATGCCTGTTATCGTTTGTTGTTCGATAGTGGCAGTAAGCATCTGTATCGAACGTTATTTTGCCTTAGATCGCCAAAAGATTGCGCCGCCTCATTTGCTTGCAACGGTTTGGCGAGACCTTAAACAAGGCGAGCTTAATGCCAAAAAGCTGAATGAGCTTCGCGCAGGTTCGCCTTTGGGTGCCATTTTGGCGGCTGGCATATCGAATAGGGCGCAAGGTCGGGATGTTATGAAGGAGAGCATCTCTGAGGCTGCGAGTCACGTAGTTCACGACCTCGAAAAGTACCTGAACTCCCTGGGTACAGTTGCGGCTGTGACGCCGCTCTTGGGTCTTCTTGGGACCGTTGTTGGGATGATTGATGTATTTACTCAAATCACTACTGTCGGGACGGGAAACGCAAATGCGCTTGCAGGCGGTATTTCAGAGGCATTATTGACCACCGCAGCCGGCCTTATAGTGGCCATTCCAGCGCTGGTGATGCATCGGTATTTCACGGGATTGGTTGAGTCGTTAGTCGTTAGTCTTGAACGTGAAGCTATAAAGCTGGTGGATGCGCTGCACAGCGGAGCGCAGCAGGAATACTGA
- a CDS encoding biopolymer transport protein (PFAM: Biopolymer transport protein ExbD/TolR), with the protein MNFKRQRKESLAVNLTPLIDVVFLLLIFFMVSTSFTDLSELVVNLPEAEGEQRQAESKGLEIVITANEEMFLNGTPFPADDKNLRLILVEKAGSRRDIPISIIADADTRHAMVVMSMDTVSQLGFKQLSISTQKPLASE; encoded by the coding sequence ATGAATTTCAAGCGCCAGAGAAAAGAGTCTCTTGCGGTTAATTTGACACCGCTTATCGACGTGGTGTTTTTACTGCTGATTTTTTTCATGGTCTCAACAAGTTTTACGGATTTGAGTGAATTGGTAGTCAATCTCCCCGAGGCGGAGGGTGAGCAGCGTCAAGCTGAGAGCAAGGGATTAGAGATTGTTATTACGGCAAACGAGGAAATGTTTTTAAACGGAACGCCATTTCCTGCCGACGATAAAAATTTACGGTTAATTCTCGTTGAAAAGGCGGGATCGCGTCGCGATATTCCTATATCAATCATCGCTGACGCCGATACGCGACATGCAATGGTCGTTATGTCGATGGATACAGTGAGCCAGTTGGGGTTCAAACAACTATCGATCAGTACCCAAAAACCGCTAGCGAGTGAATAA
- a CDS encoding lipid A export permease/ATP-binding protein MsbA (PFAM: ABC transporter; ABC transporter transmembrane region~TIGRFAM: lipid A export permease/ATP-binding protein MsbA): MSKKTQHATNDAQLYGRLLSYAFQYKWSLILSFLGFVVYSLGNVLLADLTQFLLDSLGGQQMMSLGFVAQASQWLWPPGDKSATDYARIAVPIAAVVLSLGRALGFFAGSYFMNKVARSVVHTVRTELFGALVRAPKVHLDQFSTGELLSKVTFNVEQVSGAASDALKTLLREGLTIVALVSYMLYLNWELTAVFFVVAPAIGLVVHVVGKHFRRYSRRIQDSMGSVTEVTAESLAGLDDVRIYGATTQVSERFESASAFNKQQSLKLAFVQAASTPIMQTLLALALGALFWFALDPEVLTEFSAGSLVAFITAAAQLGKPIRTLSSIQSIIQRGLAAAEDIFIQLDTPPESDEGSARPAQVKGKVEFRAIDFKYPSAQTNAISDVSFLIEPGQTVAVVGRSGSGKSTLVKLLARFYLPTSGEILLDGKNVKDIALAHYREQLAFVPQNITIFSDSVAGNIALGAMNQSERKAIESAAEQAQAAKFVQDLEDGYDTLIGDQGLGLSGGQQQRIAIARALLKQAPVLILDEATSALDTESEALIQSALDKSREGRTTFVVAHRLSTIESADSVLLMDEGRVVAQGSHQQLLDSEPLYRSLHQQGFTAE, from the coding sequence TTGTCAAAGAAGACTCAACACGCGACGAATGACGCCCAGCTTTATGGGCGACTCTTGTCGTACGCGTTTCAGTATAAGTGGTCGCTAATCCTCAGTTTTCTTGGGTTTGTTGTTTACTCACTCGGCAATGTCCTGCTCGCGGACTTAACGCAGTTTCTGCTTGACTCGCTGGGTGGCCAACAAATGATGAGCCTTGGGTTTGTTGCTCAAGCGTCTCAGTGGTTATGGCCCCCTGGTGATAAATCAGCAACCGACTACGCACGCATCGCCGTGCCTATTGCGGCAGTGGTTCTCTCACTGGGTCGTGCACTTGGTTTCTTCGCGGGTTCTTATTTTATGAATAAGGTGGCTCGGTCAGTAGTCCATACGGTGCGAACCGAACTCTTTGGTGCGCTAGTCCGAGCTCCAAAGGTGCATCTCGATCAATTTTCGACGGGTGAGCTTTTGTCGAAGGTGACTTTTAATGTAGAGCAGGTGAGTGGTGCTGCGTCGGATGCACTCAAAACGCTGCTAAGAGAGGGGCTGACCATCGTTGCACTCGTCTCTTACATGCTCTATCTGAATTGGGAATTAACCGCTGTATTTTTCGTCGTAGCGCCTGCGATTGGTCTTGTCGTGCATGTTGTGGGCAAACATTTTCGACGGTATAGCCGTCGTATTCAGGATTCTATGGGGTCGGTTACCGAGGTTACAGCTGAAAGCCTAGCAGGACTTGATGATGTGAGAATCTATGGCGCCACAACGCAAGTAAGCGAGCGGTTTGAGTCAGCTAGCGCATTCAATAAACAGCAAAGTCTCAAGCTCGCCTTCGTACAGGCAGCCTCCACCCCTATTATGCAAACCCTATTGGCGCTCGCTTTGGGAGCGCTGTTTTGGTTCGCTCTTGATCCCGAGGTCCTTACCGAGTTCAGTGCGGGTTCATTGGTTGCATTCATTACCGCCGCGGCGCAGTTGGGCAAGCCCATTAGAACCTTAAGTAGCATTCAGAGCATCATTCAGCGAGGACTTGCGGCTGCCGAAGATATCTTTATCCAGCTCGATACCCCGCCCGAAAGCGACGAGGGTTCTGCAAGGCCTGCCCAGGTGAAAGGTAAGGTTGAATTCCGCGCTATCGATTTTAAGTACCCAAGTGCGCAAACAAACGCGATCTCGGACGTCAGTTTTTTGATCGAGCCAGGTCAAACGGTTGCGGTGGTGGGTAGGTCAGGTAGTGGTAAGAGCACGCTCGTTAAGCTGTTGGCGAGATTTTACTTGCCGACATCTGGAGAAATCCTGCTTGACGGAAAGAACGTGAAAGACATCGCTCTAGCGCATTATCGTGAACAGCTCGCTTTTGTACCCCAGAACATAACTATTTTTAGCGACTCTGTTGCGGGCAACATTGCCCTTGGTGCGATGAACCAGTCAGAGAGGAAAGCGATCGAGAGCGCAGCTGAGCAAGCTCAGGCAGCCAAGTTCGTGCAAGACCTTGAGGATGGCTACGACACGTTAATCGGCGATCAAGGTCTTGGGTTGTCGGGTGGGCAGCAACAGCGCATTGCGATAGCGCGGGCTTTGCTCAAGCAAGCGCCAGTGCTGATATTGGACGAGGCGACGTCGGCATTAGACACCGAGTCAGAGGCGCTGATTCAGTCTGCATTGGATAAGAGCCGAGAGGGTCGGACAACGTTTGTTGTTGCGCACAGGCTATCGACAATTGAGTCCGCCGACTCGGTTCTGCTTATGGATGAGGGTAGGGTCGTTGCTCAAGGAAGTCATCAGCAATTACTGGACAGCGAGCCACTTTATCGCTCGCTCCATCAGCAAGGATTTACCGCCGAATGA
- a CDS encoding lipid-A-disaccharide kinase (PFAM: Tetraacyldisaccharide-1-P 4'-kinase~TIGRFAM: tetraacyldisaccharide 4'-kinase), with the protein MTTGRDWLEDAVNRSWYGRIGVTYLLLPLQPIAALVIWWRRRFRPRAKFAALGAPIIVVGGLTAGGTGKTPTLIALVRYLSGKGLKVGVVSRGYGREAGKSGLLVEVEHSAEKVGDEPLLIKRSVPTASVMVGDSRLAAARSLFREQGVSVILSDDGLQHYALPRDFEIAVLDANRRFGNGWLLPVGPLREPIKRLQSVDFVLERNGSDPASAFHYVPTRLVTVDGKERLSVSDASNQWAGKKVVAATGLGQPSQFFSLLSDLGLECETVNVADHAVLDLWAIETHFQPDIVVVTAKDAVKLEVESCHNVWVLEVEAELPDSLYLAIEQSLKQVSI; encoded by the coding sequence ATGACGACGGGTAGAGATTGGCTAGAGGATGCGGTCAATCGTTCATGGTACGGCCGCATCGGTGTCACTTATCTCCTCTTGCCATTACAACCCATCGCTGCTCTGGTGATTTGGTGGCGGCGTAGGTTCCGCCCTCGTGCAAAATTCGCTGCACTCGGCGCACCGATTATCGTCGTTGGCGGACTCACTGCGGGCGGTACGGGCAAGACCCCAACGCTTATAGCCCTGGTGCGTTACCTTTCGGGGAAGGGGCTCAAGGTGGGCGTTGTCAGTCGGGGGTATGGTCGAGAGGCCGGAAAGAGCGGATTGCTCGTAGAGGTCGAACATAGTGCTGAAAAAGTTGGCGATGAACCTCTATTGATTAAGCGTTCAGTGCCTACCGCATCGGTTATGGTGGGTGATTCTAGACTTGCCGCGGCAAGAAGCCTCTTCAGAGAGCAGGGCGTCAGCGTCATATTGTCCGACGACGGTTTACAGCATTATGCCTTACCTCGAGACTTTGAAATTGCGGTGCTCGATGCTAATCGGCGGTTTGGAAACGGTTGGCTGCTGCCGGTGGGCCCATTGCGAGAGCCCATAAAGCGTCTTCAATCTGTGGATTTTGTGCTTGAACGTAATGGTTCAGATCCTGCCAGTGCGTTTCACTACGTACCTACGCGGTTGGTCACTGTAGACGGTAAAGAGCGGCTTTCTGTTTCAGACGCGTCGAACCAATGGGCCGGGAAAAAGGTGGTTGCAGCAACGGGTTTGGGGCAGCCAAGCCAGTTTTTTAGTTTGCTGAGTGACCTTGGTCTGGAGTGTGAAACGGTCAATGTTGCTGATCATGCAGTCCTAGATCTTTGGGCTATCGAAACTCATTTCCAACCCGATATTGTCGTCGTTACAGCCAAAGACGCGGTAAAACTCGAGGTGGAGTCGTGCCATAATGTTTGGGTGTTAGAGGTTGAGGCAGAGCTGCCCGATTCCTTGTATTTAGCCATCGAGCAATCCTTAAAGCAGGTTTCTATCTAA
- a CDS encoding 3-deoxy-D-manno-octulosonate cytidylyltransferase (PFAM: Cytidylyltransferase~TIGRFAM: 3-deoxy-D-manno-octulosonate cytidylyltransferase) — MYHVVIPARYGSTRLPAKALADINGKPMVYWVWRQALQSKALSVTVATDDERIRSALSPHGVDVAMTASDHPSGTDRLAEVARAKAWAADTVVVNLQGDEPLMPVANVEQVAELMLSHPEASISTLCEPIASYATFVDPSVVKVVADSDGRAHYFSRAPIPFDRDGDATSAPAEARRHIGLYAYRVGFLEGFSLGSVAPYERLESLEQLRALHSGHEIRIADAKETVPAGVDTEADLEAVRAIMAGQ, encoded by the coding sequence ATGTACCACGTTGTGATTCCAGCTCGATATGGCTCCACTCGGCTTCCTGCCAAAGCCCTGGCCGATATTAATGGTAAACCTATGGTCTACTGGGTTTGGCGTCAGGCTTTGCAGAGCAAGGCGCTGAGCGTGACGGTTGCTACTGATGATGAGCGAATTCGATCGGCGCTCAGTCCGCACGGTGTCGATGTGGCAATGACTGCCTCCGATCACCCATCGGGTACTGATCGATTAGCCGAGGTGGCTAGAGCGAAGGCGTGGGCGGCAGATACCGTGGTCGTCAATCTACAAGGCGATGAGCCATTGATGCCTGTGGCTAATGTTGAGCAAGTGGCCGAATTAATGCTGTCTCATCCAGAGGCCTCTATCTCAACGTTGTGCGAGCCTATTGCTTCTTACGCGACGTTTGTTGACCCCTCGGTTGTGAAAGTTGTCGCAGATAGTGACGGCAGAGCCCACTACTTTTCTCGTGCGCCGATACCGTTTGACAGAGACGGTGATGCCACGAGCGCTCCTGCCGAGGCTCGGAGGCATATTGGTCTTTACGCGTACCGTGTCGGATTTTTGGAAGGCTTTAGCTTGGGGTCCGTCGCACCCTACGAGCGTCTCGAATCGCTTGAGCAGCTCCGTGCATTGCACAGTGGCCATGAAATTCGAATCGCGGACGCAAAAGAGACTGTCCCTGCAGGCGTTGATACGGAAGCTGACCTCGAGGCCGTCAGAGCTATCATGGCGGGGCAATGA
- a CDS encoding UDP-N-acetylmuramate dehydrogenase (PFAM: FAD binding domain; UDP-N-acetylenolpyruvoylglucosamine reductase, C-terminal domain~TIGRFAM: UDP-N-acetylenolpyruvoylglucosamine reductase): MSALHANVSLRDLNSLRLQSKAAWFVSATSADEVRTSVREARAKGVPLVPLGGGSNVILGPEIAALVVHVNILGREVIEDAEDQVIVRVGAGESWHETVLWAHQNGYYGLENLALIPGSVGAAPVQNIGAYGVEVESFITQVNVVDSLSGESETLSGEDCGFGYRNSVFKREGGKHWVITSVDFRLSKGPVCCIEYPDLREMSGDKPVTPASILKEVVAIRTRKLPDPNVQPNVGSFFKNPIVSREHARTLQDEHDAMPQFPVQGGGIKLSAAWMIDYLGWRGVEEGGVRVADQHALVLINESAIFASEIIVLANKIRTSVKSVFNVELEIEPQTIALDS; encoded by the coding sequence ATGAGCGCGCTCCACGCCAATGTTTCATTACGCGATCTGAATAGCTTGCGACTGCAATCTAAGGCCGCCTGGTTTGTGTCCGCCACCTCAGCGGATGAAGTGCGAACAAGTGTTCGGGAGGCCCGCGCCAAAGGGGTCCCGCTTGTACCTCTAGGCGGAGGAAGCAATGTAATCCTGGGCCCAGAAATTGCCGCGCTCGTGGTTCATGTGAACATTTTGGGCCGAGAGGTGATCGAAGACGCTGAGGATCAGGTGATCGTCCGTGTCGGCGCTGGCGAAAGCTGGCACGAAACCGTTTTGTGGGCGCATCAGAATGGCTATTACGGTCTGGAAAATCTCGCGTTGATACCGGGCAGTGTCGGGGCGGCACCCGTGCAAAATATTGGTGCTTACGGGGTCGAAGTTGAGAGCTTCATCACGCAGGTAAACGTCGTCGATAGTTTGTCGGGTGAATCGGAAACGCTGAGTGGTGAAGACTGCGGATTCGGCTACCGTAACAGTGTTTTTAAGCGCGAGGGCGGTAAGCACTGGGTGATAACTTCGGTCGATTTTCGTCTCTCCAAGGGACCGGTCTGCTGTATTGAATATCCGGACTTGCGGGAGATGAGCGGTGATAAACCGGTTACCCCAGCAAGTATTCTCAAGGAGGTGGTAGCTATTCGCACCAGAAAGCTCCCGGATCCTAATGTGCAGCCAAATGTCGGTAGCTTCTTTAAAAACCCTATCGTCAGTCGCGAGCATGCTCGAACGCTGCAAGATGAGCACGATGCCATGCCACAGTTTCCCGTTCAGGGGGGTGGAATAAAGCTGTCAGCTGCTTGGATGATCGATTATTTGGGCTGGCGCGGTGTCGAAGAGGGGGGAGTCAGGGTGGCTGACCAGCATGCGCTTGTCTTAATAAACGAATCTGCAATCTTTGCGTCAGAAATCATTGTTTTAGCTAACAAAATTCGGACGTCCGTAAAGAGCGTTTTTAACGTAGAGTTAGAAATCGAACCGCAAACGATAGCGTTGGATTCCTAA